One Glycine max cultivar Williams 82 chromosome 4, Glycine_max_v4.0, whole genome shotgun sequence DNA segment encodes these proteins:
- the LOC100808434 gene encoding ethylene-responsive transcription factor ERF016: MDMENNNHAMAAGASSDSNTTTDHPTPKSSSCVNDNNKLYKGVRKRKWGKWVSEIRLPNSRERIWLGSYDSPEKAARAFDAALYCLRGRHANFNFPNTPCNMDTTNAPHQSLTPQEIQEVAANFANQAPLLQKPQEPLEYKCEMKVTQQKTPQLSGGGGNSSSFGSKSSCKSDSKQDSTGTSTNTTCTPTTTASSCSTTMYECDGTVQVDHGDMDWTFLNVFDYSNEVFPVVGSDYDLHNSELHKMHSGSGELLYSTPFDQGYEQLIEADHDDDDPFSHQSFLWNWNF, from the coding sequence ATGGACATGGAGAACAATAATCATGCCATGGCTGCAGGTGCTAGTAGTGATTCTAACACTACTACTGATCACCCCACCCCAAAATCTTCTTCTTGTGTTAATGATAACAACAAGTTATACAAAGGGGTGAGAAAGCGAAAGTGGGGGAAATGGGTTTCTGAAATAAGGCTTCCCAATAGCCGTGAACGCATATGGCTAGGGTCTTATGACTCTCCTGAAAAAGCAGCGCGAGCCTTCGATGCTGCCCTTTACTGTCTACGTGGCCGCCATGCCAATTTCAATTTCCCCAACACACCTTGCAACATGGACACTACCAATGCTCCTCACCAATCTCTTACCCCACAAGAGATTCAAGAGGTTGCTGCTAATTTCGCAAACCAGGCCCCACTACTACAAAAACCTCAAGAACCATTGGAATACAAGTGTGAGATGAAGGTTACCCAACAAAAAACCCCTCAACTTAGTGGGGGTGGTGGTAATTCTTCATCGTTTGGTTCAAAGTCGTCATGTAAATCAGACAGCAAACAAGATAGTACTGGTACTAGTACTAATACTACTTGTACCCCCACCACCACTGCCTCGTCATGTTCTACTACTATGTATGAATGTGATGGAACGGTGCAAGTGGACCATGGGGACATGGATTGGACATTCTTGAACGTATTTGATTATTCCAATGAGGTGTTTCCTGTTGTTGGATCCGACTATGATCTCCATAATTCTGAGCTACACAAGATGCACTCAGGTTCAGGTGAGTTATTGTATTCCACTCCTTTTGATCAGGGTTACGAACAATTAATTGAAGctgatcatgatgatgatgaccctTTTTCTCACCAATCATTCCTTTGGAATTGGAACTTTTGA
- the LOC100778487 gene encoding 3-ketoacyl-CoA synthase 10: MANNERDLFSAEIVNRGIEPSGPNAGSLTFSVRVRRRLPDFLQSVNLKYVKLGYHYLINHGIYLFTIPVLLVVFSAEVGSLSKEDLWKKLWEDARYDLATVLASFGVFVFTLSVYFMSRPRPIYLIDFACYKPDDELKVSREQLMEVARKSGKFDEASLEFQKRMLMSSGIGDETYIPKAVIASTENTATMKEGRAEASMVMFGALDELFEKTRVRPKDVGVLVVNCSIFNPTPSLSAMIINHYKMRGNILSYNLGGMGCSAGIIGVDLAKDILQANPNNYAVVVSTEMVGYNWYQGKDRSMLIPNSFFRMGCSAVLLSNRRRDYSRAKYRLEHIVRTHKGADDRSFRCVYQEEDEQKLKGLKISKDLIEIGGDALKTNITTLGPLVLPFSEQLLFFSTLVWRHLFGSKNDGNSPSMKKPYIPDYKLAFEHFCVHAASKTILDELQRNLELSDKNIEASRMTLHRFGNTSSSSIWYELAYMEAKESVRRGDRVWQLAFGSGFKCNSVVWRAMRRVTKPSRNPWLDCINRYPAPLNN; the protein is encoded by the exons ATGGCTAATAATGAACGTGATCTCTTCTCGGCGGAGATTGTGAATCGTGGAATTGAACCGTCGGGACCCAACGCTGGCTCGTTGACATTCTCTGTGAGGGTGAGGAGGCGCTTACCGGATTTTCTGCAATCGGTGAACCTTAAGTACGTGAAATTGGGTTACCATTATCTCATAAACCATGGCATATACTTGTTCACCATACCCGTTCTTCTCGTGGTGTTTAGTGCTGAGGTTGGGAGCCTCAGCAAAGAGGACCTATGGAAGAAGCTTTGGGAAGACGCGCGTTACGACCTTGCTACGGTTCTTGCTTCCTTTGGGGTCTTCGTTTTCACCTTGTCCGTCTACTTCATGTCGAGGCCACGTCCCATTTACCTCATTGATTTTGCATGTTATAAACCCGATGACGAACTCAAG GTGTCAAGGGAGCAGTTAATGGAGGTGGCAAGGAAATCAGGCAAGTTCGACGAAGCAAGTCTAGAGTTCCAGAAGAGGATGCTAATGTCCTCCGGAATCGGCGATGAAACCTATATACCGAAGGCCGTCATCGCCTCCACCGAGAACACCGCAACGATGAAAGAGGGTCGGGCCGAGGCCTCCATGGTAATGTTCGGAGCCCTCGACGAGCTCTTCGAGAAAACCCGCGTCCGACCAAAGGACGTGGGTGTCCTAGTAGTAAACTGCAGCATCTTCAACCCTACACCATCGCTCTCAGCAATGATCATAAACCActacaagatgagagggaacattCTGAGCTACAACCTCGGAGGAATGGGTTGCAGCGCCGGGATCATTGGTGTGGACCTGGCCAAGGACATTCTTCAGGCGAACCCAAATAACTACGCGGTGGTGGTGAGCACGGAGATGGTGGGGTACAACTGGTACCAGGGGAAGGATAGGTCTATGCTTATCCCGAATAGCTTCTTCCGCATGGGGTGTTCCGCGGTTCTGCTTTCCAACCGTCGAAGGGACTATAGCCGCGCAAAGTACCGCCTTGAACACATTGTTCGCACGCATAAGGGTGCCGATGACCGCAGCTTCAG GTGTGTGTACCAAGAGGAAGATGAGCAAAAACTAAAGGGACTAAAGATCAGCAAAGACTTAATTGAAATTGGTGGTGATGCTCTAAAAACCAACATCACCACACTAGGACCCTTGGTGCTACCCTTTTCTGAGCAGCTTCTCTTCTTTAGCACCCTTGTGTGGAGGCACTTATTTGGCAGCAAAAATGATGGGAATTCACCCTCAATGAAGAAGCCATACATTCCTGACTACAAACTGGCTTTTGAGCACTTTTGTGTTCATGCTGCAAGCAAGACCATTCTTGATGAGCTTCAAAGGAACTTAGAACTGAGTGACAAGAACATCGAAGCATCTAGGATGACACTGCACCGCTTTGGCAACACCTCTAGCAGCAGCATTTGGTATGAGTTGGCTTACATGGAAGCAAAAGAGAGTGTGAGAAGAGGAGACCGCGTTTGGCAACTCGCATTTGGCTCAGGCTTCAAGTGCAACAGCGTGGTTTGGCGCGCCATGCGCCGAGTTACCAAGCCTTCTAGGAACCCTTGGCTTGATTGCATCAACAGATATCCTGCACCTCTCAACAACTGA